One genomic region from Mesorhizobium terrae encodes:
- a CDS encoding potassium channel family protein, with product MASEAKPESGTSLATLRDRLRRLYHGRTPEAVRFQAAVVLVDIVIIAFFIATPLLQGTASFLWLDYAVAILVAADLLARLLASTDMVRLMRQPTSWVDLFILLTLLFPTALANLSFLRILRLWSLSRSGVLWRHLGGGRFLAWRDTTHAVVNLLTFLFVVTGFVYTFFFRQASGLVGYVDALYFTVATVTTTGFGDIVLPGVAGKLTSIVTMIIGISLFVRLAQAIFRPTKVLFPCPQCGLQRHEPDAVHCKACGHVLNIPDEGS from the coding sequence ATGGCGTCTGAAGCGAAGCCCGAGAGCGGTACCTCCCTGGCGACATTGCGTGATCGCTTGCGCCGGCTCTATCACGGGCGCACACCCGAGGCCGTTCGTTTTCAGGCGGCGGTGGTGCTTGTCGACATCGTCATCATCGCCTTCTTCATCGCCACGCCCTTGCTGCAGGGTACGGCTTCCTTCCTGTGGCTGGACTATGCGGTGGCGATCCTCGTCGCCGCCGACCTGCTTGCGCGCCTGCTTGCATCCACCGACATGGTTCGGCTCATGCGGCAACCGACATCCTGGGTCGATCTGTTCATCCTGCTGACGCTGCTGTTTCCGACGGCACTGGCCAATCTGAGCTTCCTGCGCATCCTGCGCCTGTGGTCGCTGTCGCGAAGCGGGGTTCTGTGGCGGCATCTCGGCGGAGGTCGGTTTCTGGCCTGGCGCGACACCACCCACGCTGTGGTCAATCTCCTGACATTCCTGTTCGTGGTAACGGGCTTCGTCTACACCTTCTTCTTCCGGCAGGCTTCTGGGCTCGTTGGCTATGTCGATGCGCTCTATTTCACCGTGGCAACCGTCACGACCACCGGCTTCGGCGACATCGTCTTGCCGGGCGTTGCCGGCAAACTCACCTCGATCGTCACCATGATCATCGGCATTTCGCTGTTCGTGCGTCTCGCCCAGGCGATCTTTCGCCCGACCAAGGTCCTCTTTCCTTGCCCGCAATGCGGGCTCCAGCGCCACGAGCCGGACGCCGTGCATTGCAAGGCTTGCGGCCATGTCCTCAACATACCGGACGAGGGTAGCTGA
- the dnaE gene encoding DNA polymerase III subunit alpha — protein sequence MIARKGEAPARPFVHLRVHSAYSLLEGALQLGAIVGHAVKDQAPAVAISDTNNLFGALEFAQKAVKDGIQPIIGCQVDLAFVGETNDGQRDRRRQGPDLRPVVFLAASEAGYANLVRLISRAYLETPAGEPVHVSTDMVGDCAGDVICLTGGPRGPIGTALFDDRNDLAETRLLALKTLFGNRLYVELERVTNYDREVEQATIELAYRHELPLVATNEAFFSSREDFEAHDALIAIAEGSVVAADERRRLTPDNHLKSQAEMARLFEDLPEAVDNTIEIARRCSYYPKNRKPILPRFTGADVSDAEAAESAEAEELARQAREGLNVRFATRGLHSGFTEEQYRERLEFEIGIIQRMKFPGYFLIVSDFIKWAKQHDIPVGPGRGSGAGSLVAYALLITDVDPLRFSLLFERFLNPDRVSMPDFDIDFCQDRREEVIRYVQAKYGRDQVGQIITFGTLQARAVLRDVGRVLQMPYGQVDRLCKMVPQNPANPVKLAEAIANEPRFAEEAEKEPIVQTLLDMAQKLEGLYRHASTHAAGIVIGDRPLSELVPMYRDPRSDMPVTQFNMKKVEDAGLVKFDFLGLKTLTVLEKAVKLIRRRGIDIDLATIPLDDPQTYAMLSRGEVVGVFQVESAGMRKALIGMRPDRIEDIIALVALYRPGPMENIPTYNARKHGEEEIASIHPKIDHLVKETQGVIVYQEQVMQIAQELAGYTLGQADLLRRAMGKKIRAEMDQQRGIFVSGAVERGVAKPQADFIFDLLAKFADYGFNKSHAAAYAIVSYQTAYLKAHYPVEFLAASMTLDMSNTDKLADFRQDAMRLGIEVVAPSVMTSFRDFEVGENKIFYSMAALKGVGDAAVEHIVERRGDGPFKSLADFCERIDPKVVGKRVFESLIMAGALDCFGHDRAQMMGGVERMMGLAALAQQNATSGQADIFGASLGAQSQALNLPLSEPWLAADRLYREFQVVGFYLSAHPLDEYKVALQKMRVQNWAEFSAAVKRGASAGRLAGTVTAKQERKTRTGNKMGIVNFSDMTGQYEAVMFSETLAQYRDMLEAGKSVVITVAAEDRPEGVNLRIQTVQSLEDEASRIQKALRIFVRDAAPLNALAGQLGVKGEGQVSFVLIKDGGQGEVEIELPNRYRISPQVASAMRAVPGVIEVELV from the coding sequence ATGATCGCAAGGAAGGGAGAAGCGCCGGCGCGCCCCTTCGTGCATTTGCGCGTGCATTCCGCCTATTCGCTGTTGGAAGGGGCCTTGCAGCTTGGCGCGATTGTCGGCCACGCGGTCAAGGACCAGGCACCGGCCGTTGCGATCAGCGACACCAACAATCTGTTCGGTGCGCTCGAATTCGCGCAGAAGGCCGTGAAGGACGGTATCCAGCCGATCATCGGTTGTCAGGTCGATCTGGCGTTCGTCGGCGAAACCAATGACGGCCAGCGGGATCGGCGCAGGCAGGGGCCGGACCTGAGGCCGGTCGTTTTCCTGGCGGCCAGCGAGGCAGGCTATGCCAATCTCGTTCGCCTCATAAGCCGCGCCTATCTGGAAACGCCCGCCGGTGAGCCGGTGCATGTCTCAACCGATATGGTTGGCGACTGCGCCGGCGATGTCATTTGTCTGACAGGCGGCCCTCGTGGGCCGATTGGCACCGCACTGTTTGACGATCGCAACGATCTGGCCGAGACACGTCTGCTTGCCCTGAAAACATTGTTCGGCAACCGCCTCTATGTCGAGCTGGAACGGGTGACCAACTACGATCGCGAGGTCGAACAAGCCACGATCGAATTGGCCTACCGCCACGAGCTCCCGCTTGTCGCCACCAATGAAGCCTTCTTCTCCTCACGCGAGGATTTCGAGGCACATGACGCGCTCATCGCGATTGCCGAGGGCTCGGTCGTTGCCGCCGATGAACGCCGACGCCTGACGCCGGACAATCACCTCAAGAGCCAGGCCGAAATGGCGCGCCTGTTCGAGGATTTGCCGGAAGCGGTGGACAACACGATCGAGATCGCCCGGCGTTGTTCCTACTACCCGAAGAACCGCAAGCCGATCCTGCCGCGCTTTACCGGTGCCGACGTTTCCGATGCCGAGGCGGCCGAGAGCGCTGAAGCGGAAGAACTTGCGCGCCAGGCCCGCGAAGGACTGAACGTGCGCTTCGCCACTCGCGGCCTCCACTCGGGTTTCACCGAGGAACAGTATCGCGAAAGGCTGGAGTTCGAGATCGGCATCATCCAGCGCATGAAGTTCCCCGGCTATTTCCTGATCGTGTCGGACTTCATCAAATGGGCCAAGCAACATGACATTCCTGTCGGCCCGGGCCGTGGCTCGGGTGCGGGTTCGCTGGTTGCCTACGCGCTTCTCATCACCGATGTCGATCCGCTGCGCTTCTCGCTGCTGTTCGAGCGCTTCCTTAATCCCGACCGCGTCTCGATGCCCGACTTCGACATCGACTTCTGCCAGGATCGCCGCGAAGAGGTGATCCGCTACGTACAGGCCAAATACGGCCGCGACCAGGTCGGACAGATCATCACCTTCGGTACGCTGCAGGCGCGTGCCGTTTTGCGCGACGTCGGTCGCGTTCTGCAGATGCCCTACGGCCAGGTCGATCGGCTCTGCAAGATGGTGCCGCAGAACCCTGCCAATCCTGTCAAGCTCGCCGAAGCAATCGCCAACGAGCCGCGCTTTGCCGAGGAGGCGGAAAAGGAGCCGATCGTCCAGACGCTGCTCGACATGGCGCAGAAGCTGGAAGGCCTCTATCGCCATGCCTCGACGCACGCCGCCGGCATCGTCATCGGTGACCGACCCTTGTCGGAACTGGTGCCGATGTATCGCGATCCGCGCTCGGATATGCCGGTCACGCAGTTCAACATGAAGAAGGTGGAGGATGCCGGGCTGGTGAAGTTCGACTTCCTCGGCCTGAAAACGCTGACCGTGCTGGAGAAGGCGGTAAAGCTCATCCGTCGCCGCGGCATCGACATCGACCTTGCCACTATTCCGCTGGACGACCCGCAGACCTACGCCATGCTGTCGCGCGGCGAGGTTGTCGGCGTGTTCCAGGTTGAAAGTGCCGGCATGCGCAAGGCGCTCATCGGCATGCGTCCCGACCGCATCGAGGACATCATCGCACTGGTCGCCCTCTATCGGCCGGGGCCGATGGAGAACATCCCGACTTACAACGCCAGAAAACATGGCGAAGAGGAAATCGCCTCGATCCATCCCAAGATCGACCATCTGGTGAAGGAGACGCAGGGCGTTATCGTCTACCAGGAACAGGTGATGCAGATCGCGCAAGAGCTTGCGGGCTACACGCTCGGTCAGGCCGACTTGTTGCGCCGCGCCATGGGCAAGAAGATCCGCGCCGAAATGGACCAGCAGCGCGGCATCTTCGTGTCCGGCGCCGTGGAACGTGGCGTCGCCAAGCCGCAGGCCGATTTCATCTTCGACCTTCTGGCGAAGTTCGCCGACTACGGCTTCAACAAGTCGCACGCCGCCGCCTACGCCATCGTCTCTTATCAAACCGCCTATCTGAAGGCGCATTATCCGGTGGAGTTCCTGGCCGCGTCGATGACGCTCGATATGTCGAACACCGACAAGCTGGCGGATTTCCGCCAGGATGCGATGCGGCTCGGTATCGAGGTCGTCGCGCCCTCGGTGATGACCAGCTTCCGCGATTTCGAAGTTGGCGAGAACAAGATCTTCTATTCCATGGCGGCGCTGAAGGGCGTCGGCGACGCAGCCGTCGAACACATTGTCGAAAGGCGTGGGGACGGTCCGTTCAAGAGCCTGGCAGATTTCTGCGAGCGGATCGACCCGAAAGTCGTTGGCAAGCGTGTCTTCGAAAGCCTGATCATGGCTGGCGCGCTTGATTGTTTCGGGCACGACCGCGCGCAGATGATGGGCGGTGTCGAGCGGATGATGGGGCTGGCGGCGCTGGCGCAGCAGAATGCCACTTCCGGCCAGGCCGACATTTTCGGCGCTTCGCTGGGAGCGCAGTCGCAAGCGCTCAACCTGCCGTTGAGCGAACCGTGGCTGGCTGCCGACCGCTTGTACCGCGAATTCCAGGTGGTCGGGTTTTATCTCTCCGCGCACCCGCTCGATGAATACAAGGTCGCGCTGCAGAAGATGCGCGTGCAGAACTGGGCGGAGTTTTCCGCGGCGGTGAAACGTGGCGCCTCGGCCGGACGCCTTGCCGGTACAGTGACCGCCAAGCAGGAACGCAAGACGCGAACTGGCAACAAGATGGGTATCGTGAACTTCTCGGACATGACTGGCCAATATGAAGCGGTGATGTTTTCGGAGACGCTGGCGCAATATCGCGACATGCTGGAAGCCGGCAAATCGGTCGTCATCACCGTCGCGGCGGAGGACAGGCCGGAAGGGGTCAATCTTCGCATCCAGACAGTGCAGTCGCTGGAGGATGAGGCAAGCCGCATCCAGAAAGCCCTGCGCATCTTCGTGAGGGATGCCGCCCCGCTCAATGCACTTGCTGGGCAGCTTGGCGTGAAGGGCGAGGGGCAGGTGTCCTTCGTGCTGATCAAGGACGGCGGGCAGGGGGAGGTCGAGATCGAGCTTCCCAATCGCTACCGCATCTCGCCGCAAGTGGCGTCGGCGATGCGGGCAGTGCCCGGAGTGATCGAAGTCGAGCTGGTTTAG